From a region of the Pseudomonadaceae bacterium SI-3 genome:
- a CDS encoding low molecular weight phosphotyrosine protein phosphatase, whose translation MFQNILIVCVGNICRSPAAEALLAHKLEGKGLTISSAGIGALVGNPMDKTAHEVLNDHGVEHTSHRARQVDSEMLHRADLILVMEQSHVQHIRQIAPEVHGKTFLLGKWLDDTEIPDPYRQSKPAFEHVHSLLTQSVESWLPYLK comes from the coding sequence ATGTTCCAGAACATATTGATTGTCTGTGTGGGCAACATCTGCAGAAGCCCCGCAGCCGAAGCGTTGCTAGCCCACAAACTTGAAGGCAAAGGCCTGACGATAAGTTCGGCAGGCATAGGTGCTCTAGTAGGCAACCCAATGGACAAGACTGCACATGAGGTGCTTAACGACCACGGAGTGGAACACACGTCCCACCGTGCCCGTCAGGTCGATAGCGAAATGCTGCATCGCGCAGACCTGATCCTTGTGATGGAACAAAGCCATGTCCAGCACATTCGTCAGATCGCACCCGAAGTACATGGCAAAACCTTCCTGCTGGGTAAATGGCTGGACGATACGGAAATCCCTGATCCCTACCGCCAGTCCAAGCCCGCATTCGAACATGTTCACAGCCTTCTGACTCAGTCCGTCGAAAGCTGGCTTCCTTACCTGAAATAA
- a CDS encoding tyrosine-protein kinase (Wzc; catalyzes the autophosphorylation on tyrosine residues which downregulates the biosynthesis of colonic acid (an extracellular polysaccharide)): protein MTTMPRPIYETKEDKDIDLAHLFDTFLNNRALILTITGFFAALGVAYALLATPVYLASAMIQIQAKGGLPSLTDVVGTAPAVSPAQTEIALLKSRSVVGGAVEDLNLDIIIEPHHFPVVGGYMFRRFEPTEEGELGWYPEGFESYAWGGESLRVTQLIVPDKMHGEELTLEAAENNGFILRDPEGEVVVQGVVGEPIETPDYGITVAELNARPGTTFTVIKNRTYATTEDYQNRLNAGERGKQSGILNVTLEGTDPEKAVTVLEAVAQRYVDQNIARNAAEATQSLEFLSEQVPEVRKKLDAAQTALNEFQTGNRSVDISAETQSVLDRIVDLESQISEQNLKRTEMESRFTRQHPNFQALMNQINQLQAQKTELEKQIGTLPSTQQELLRLNRDVEVSSETYSMLLNKTQELDIIRAGTVGNVRIVDHAAADIDEPIKPNKPLIVIVATLLGGILAVAFVYVREALKRGVENPEEIERVGIPVYAAIPFSEKQGLLEKRLANFKRDKSSASYLLSINDPADLATEAMRSLRTSLHFAMIEAKNNILMITGPSPAVGKSFVTSNLAAVIAQSGKKVLLIDADMRKGYLHKVMRCQGEKGLSDILSGRITLFDAIQKTQLNNLHVITHGQLPPNPSELLMHENFSRFVKEISSMYDLVIFDTPPILAVTDAALVGSQAGTTLMVTRYGLNGVKEIEFAKRRLEQNGLLVKGVIFNAVVRKASTYSEYGYYQYEYQSK from the coding sequence ATGACCACCATGCCCCGACCCATCTATGAAACAAAAGAGGACAAGGACATTGACCTGGCCCACCTCTTTGACACGTTTCTAAATAACCGAGCGCTGATACTCACCATTACGGGGTTCTTCGCCGCGCTGGGTGTTGCCTATGCCCTGCTCGCGACGCCGGTATATCTGGCAAGCGCGATGATTCAGATCCAGGCGAAAGGTGGCTTGCCAAGCCTTACCGATGTGGTTGGCACCGCCCCAGCCGTTTCGCCGGCGCAGACCGAAATCGCACTACTCAAGTCGCGCTCGGTGGTTGGCGGAGCGGTCGAGGATCTGAACCTCGACATCATCATCGAGCCTCACCACTTCCCGGTGGTCGGCGGTTATATGTTCCGTCGATTCGAGCCCACCGAGGAAGGTGAGCTGGGCTGGTATCCCGAAGGCTTTGAATCCTACGCATGGGGTGGCGAATCACTGCGCGTCACGCAGCTGATCGTGCCAGACAAAATGCATGGCGAAGAGCTGACGCTGGAAGCCGCCGAAAACAACGGCTTCATCCTGCGCGACCCCGAAGGCGAGGTAGTCGTGCAAGGGGTCGTCGGCGAGCCCATCGAGACCCCGGATTACGGCATCACCGTGGCAGAGCTGAACGCACGGCCGGGCACCACCTTTACTGTGATCAAGAACCGCACCTACGCCACCACCGAGGACTATCAGAATCGCCTGAATGCCGGTGAGCGCGGCAAGCAGTCGGGCATCCTCAACGTGACGTTGGAGGGCACCGATCCAGAAAAAGCAGTCACGGTGCTTGAGGCAGTAGCGCAACGCTATGTCGACCAGAACATTGCGCGCAACGCGGCGGAAGCGACCCAGAGCCTTGAATTTTTGAGTGAGCAGGTGCCGGAGGTCCGCAAGAAGCTCGACGCCGCGCAGACAGCCCTGAACGAATTCCAAACCGGCAATCGTTCGGTGGATATCTCGGCGGAAACCCAGTCGGTGCTTGATCGCATCGTTGATCTGGAGAGCCAGATTTCCGAGCAGAACCTCAAGCGCACCGAGATGGAAAGCCGCTTCACCCGTCAGCACCCTAATTTCCAGGCGCTGATGAACCAGATCAATCAGTTGCAAGCGCAAAAGACTGAACTGGAAAAGCAGATCGGAACCCTGCCGTCTACTCAGCAGGAGCTGTTGCGCCTTAACCGCGATGTAGAGGTTTCTTCTGAAACCTATTCGATGCTGCTGAACAAGACTCAGGAGCTGGACATCATTCGTGCCGGGACAGTGGGCAACGTGCGCATCGTTGACCACGCTGCGGCAGACATCGACGAGCCAATCAAGCCGAACAAGCCGTTGATTGTCATCGTCGCCACGCTGCTTGGCGGGATTCTTGCGGTCGCCTTCGTATATGTCCGCGAAGCACTCAAGCGTGGCGTGGAAAATCCAGAAGAGATCGAGCGCGTTGGCATTCCGGTGTACGCGGCGATTCCGTTTAGCGAGAAGCAGGGCCTGCTGGAAAAGCGCCTGGCCAATTTCAAACGGGACAAGAGCAGCGCTTCGTATCTGCTCTCGATCAATGATCCCGCCGATCTGGCGACCGAAGCGATGCGCAGTCTGCGCACCAGCTTGCACTTCGCGATGATCGAAGCGAAGAACAACATTCTGATGATCACCGGCCCGAGCCCGGCGGTGGGCAAGTCGTTCGTGACCAGCAACCTCGCCGCAGTTATCGCGCAGTCCGGCAAGAAAGTTCTGCTGATCGACGCCGACATGCGCAAGGGGTATCTGCACAAGGTTATGCGCTGCCAGGGTGAAAAAGGCCTTTCCGACATCCTGTCTGGCCGTATCACGCTGTTCGATGCAATCCAGAAAACCCAGCTGAATAACCTGCACGTGATCACCCACGGCCAGCTACCGCCTAACCCATCGGAACTGCTGATGCACGAGAACTTCTCGCGCTTCGTCAAAGAGATCAGCAGCATGTACGACCTGGTGATCTTCGATACTCCGCCTATCCTGGCCGTCACCGACGCCGCACTGGTCGGCAGCCAGGCCGGCACCACCCTGATGGTGACGCGTTACGGGCTGAACGGCGTGAAGGAAATCGAGTTCGCCAAGCGACGCCTTGAGCAGAACGGACTTCTGGTCAAAGGCGTTATCTTCAATGCCGTGGTGCGCAAGGCGTCGACTTATAGCGAGTACGGTTATTACCAGTACGAGTATCAGAGCAAGTAA